A DNA window from Candidatus Woesearchaeota archaeon contains the following coding sequences:
- a CDS encoding diguanylate cyclase, which yields MSLSERLGGFSARDRRILQIVRENKALKSRLAQYQNSTSVLDRRAPSVLDAYLQQLGSDELRSLAKRLGVDPRTGFLTRAACFAVLEWLPQGYATDGFVVDVVNLKGHNAHSYKQGDKALADVSRALNSAISSPVRYGDGVEQCMARELRRTDLLVRWGGDELVVLPFPKIPEEKRFEVEDRLNRSLAYFSKQKVYEGIGLAVRLSWFALDNLRRDTVELRVAEAIDEAYQRCPLTKR from the coding sequence ATGTCCTTATCAGAGCGTCTTGGTGGCTTTTCAGCGCGTGACAGACGTATTTTGCAGATCGTGCGGGAGAATAAGGCGCTTAAATCACGCCTGGCTCAGTATCAAAATAGCACTTCTGTGCTGGATCGCCGGGCGCCGAGCGTTCTTGATGCGTATCTTCAACAGCTTGGCAGTGACGAGTTGCGATCGTTGGCTAAGCGCTTGGGTGTCGACCCAAGAACAGGGTTTCTTACGCGAGCTGCGTGTTTTGCAGTGTTGGAGTGGCTTCCGCAGGGGTACGCTACTGACGGCTTTGTTGTTGATGTGGTGAACTTGAAGGGGCATAATGCTCACTCGTACAAGCAGGGGGATAAGGCGCTTGCTGATGTGAGCAGGGCGCTTAATTCTGCTATCAGTTCTCCAGTTCGTTACGGGGACGGTGTTGAGCAGTGCATGGCAAGAGAATTGAGGAGGACGGATTTGCTGGTTCGCTGGGGCGGTGATGAGTTGGTCGTCTTGCCTTTCCCCAAAATTCCTGAAGAAAAACGCTTTGAAGTGGAGGATCGGCTGAATCGTTCTCTTGCATATTTCAGCAAACAGAAGGTGTATGAGGGTATCGGCTTGGCTGTTCGGCTTAGTTGGTTTGCGCTTGATAACTTGCGAAGAGACACGGTGGAGTTGCGTGTTGCTGAGGCGATTGATGAAGCATACCAGCGCTGTCCTTTGACGAAGCGTTGA
- a CDS encoding HIT domain-containing protein, whose amino-acid sequence MKKNCIFCKIVRGEIPSQKVFEDEQVLAILDINPAVRGHTLLLPKEHYPILPLLPPDVFQHLFMRSVDLMNALREALLVQRVTLFVANGAVAGQQSPHFLMHLFPREEGDALSHLDVETGSFDQSALEEALSSLFGKALAPLARREDGMVPGKREGEGGAASSAALAGEKASAAPEHQAQRQGAPTGASTSHAPPAQGSDALAHGSGLGSDDIPIPASVHERHVLLAELLYDNPEIAEVLKEHPEKIKELIPADPKLAELFEGIDINALSDRLKKIKLFPKEQGAEGSSRGEPPGREERPRVETQEPRGSATSEGAGSQAGREEIAEQREGENERSKAGSMKPEKTEANKKKAMDLDAISSLFLRGGR is encoded by the coding sequence ATCAAGAAGAATTGTATTTTTTGCAAGATTGTTCGAGGAGAGATACCCTCTCAAAAAGTATTTGAGGATGAGCAGGTTCTTGCTATTCTTGATATTAATCCCGCTGTTCGCGGGCACACCCTGCTCTTGCCAAAGGAGCATTATCCCATTCTTCCGCTGCTGCCGCCGGACGTGTTTCAGCATTTGTTCATGAGAAGCGTTGACTTGATGAACGCTTTGCGAGAGGCGCTGCTTGTGCAGAGAGTAACGCTCTTCGTAGCCAACGGCGCAGTTGCAGGTCAGCAAAGTCCTCATTTTCTTATGCACTTGTTTCCAAGGGAAGAGGGGGACGCGCTTTCCCACTTGGACGTGGAGACGGGGAGTTTTGACCAGTCAGCATTGGAGGAGGCGCTCTCTTCTCTTTTTGGAAAGGCGCTGGCGCCTCTCGCAAGGAGGGAAGATGGGATGGTGCCCGGCAAGCGTGAAGGCGAGGGAGGCGCAGCTTCGAGCGCGGCGCTTGCAGGTGAAAAAGCGTCTGCGGCGCCTGAGCACCAAGCTCAGCGTCAGGGAGCGCCTACGGGTGCGTCCACCTCGCACGCCCCTCCGGCTCAAGGATCTGACGCCCTAGCTCACGGGTCAGGGCTTGGAAGTGATGACATCCCCATTCCTGCGAGTGTTCACGAGCGGCACGTTCTGCTGGCAGAATTGCTCTATGACAATCCTGAGATTGCTGAGGTGCTCAAAGAGCACCCAGAAAAGATTAAAGAACTGATCCCTGCAGATCCTAAACTGGCCGAGCTCTTTGAAGGGATTGATATTAACGCCCTCTCAGATCGCCTGAAAAAAATCAAGCTCTTTCCTAAAGAGCAGGGTGCGGAAGGGAGCAGCCGTGGAGAACCGCCAGGAAGAGAGGAAAGACCTCGTGTTGAAACACAAGAACCCAGGGGGAGTGCTACGTCGGAGGGTGCAGGTTCGCAGGCAGGACGAGAGGAGATAGCGGAACAAAGAGAAGGGGAGAACGAACGGAGCAAGGCCGGCAGCATGAAGCCAGAAAAAACAGAAGCGAACAAGAAGAAGGCAATGGATCTTGACGCCATTTCTTCTTTGTTCTTGCGTGGTGGGAGGTGA
- a CDS encoding RsmB/NOP family class I SAM-dependent RNA methyltransferase yields the protein MNATTLNHDITPIPDTEELLIKPTFQERYEQLLGKEGWKRFLQYSFSYLRKCIRVNTIKISVEALTTRLSKDWDLTPVPWCKEGFWIKHKRLPRFDLGNLPEHQLGYFYIQEAASMIPPVVLSPQPEEIVLDLCAAPGSKTSQLAQYMHNKGVLVANDADGLRLKPLGMNLQRCGTYNTILTRHYGQAFAKKTLAFDRVLCDAPCSGTGTIRRSLKTLTLWSPGGVRRLAGQQRQLLKAAYAALKPGGTLVYSTCTCEPEENEGNISWLLQTYPDLQTTPINLPINASKPIMAFEGQTYHAGVKNCLRIWPQDNDTEGFFIAKIYKSNTT from the coding sequence ATGAACGCGACAACCCTCAACCACGACATCACGCCTATTCCGGACACAGAAGAACTCCTCATAAAACCAACATTTCAAGAGCGCTACGAACAACTCCTTGGCAAAGAAGGATGGAAACGCTTCCTTCAGTACTCTTTCTCCTACCTCAGAAAATGCATACGCGTCAACACCATAAAAATAAGCGTTGAAGCACTCACGACGCGCCTGAGCAAAGACTGGGACCTCACACCCGTGCCGTGGTGTAAAGAAGGATTTTGGATCAAGCACAAGAGACTTCCACGCTTCGACTTAGGAAACCTCCCTGAACACCAACTCGGCTATTTCTACATCCAAGAAGCAGCCAGCATGATCCCTCCCGTTGTTCTTTCACCCCAACCAGAAGAGATTGTTCTCGATCTCTGCGCGGCGCCGGGATCAAAGACCAGCCAGCTAGCCCAATACATGCACAACAAAGGCGTTCTCGTCGCGAACGACGCTGACGGGCTTCGCCTCAAACCCCTCGGCATGAACCTACAACGCTGCGGCACCTACAACACCATCCTCACCCGCCACTATGGACAAGCATTTGCAAAAAAAACACTCGCCTTCGACCGCGTTCTCTGCGACGCGCCGTGTTCAGGGACGGGAACCATTAGACGATCACTCAAAACACTCACCCTCTGGTCACCAGGAGGCGTTCGCAGGCTTGCAGGGCAGCAACGCCAACTCCTCAAAGCAGCCTATGCCGCACTGAAACCCGGTGGCACACTTGTCTACAGCACGTGCACCTGCGAACCAGAAGAAAACGAGGGAAACATTAGCTGGCTCCTCCAAACCTACCCTGATCTCCAAACAACACCCATCAACCTTCCCATCAACGCTTCCAAACCCATAATGGCATTCGAAGGGCAAACGTACCACGCCGGCGTCAAAAACTGCCTGCGCATCTGGCCCCAAGACAACGACACAGAAGGGTTCTTCATCGCAAAAATCTACAAGTCAAACACGACGTAA
- a CDS encoding tRNA uridine(34) 5-carboxymethylaminomethyl modification radical SAM/GNAT enzyme Elp3 has translation MTDKRVKAFAQALYQELTTHTRTKKTLENAFQADKLAPPRLQKLKERLAKQLNLATLPSNATILLNLTPGQAKNAKHVLSTKPVRSISGVNIVAIMTSPARCPHGKCTYCPGGLSSSFGDVPQSYTGREPASQRGARLSYDAYLQVMNRLAQYLIAGHELSKTEVIVMGGTFPSRPVEYQQRFIADAFQALNDFSSLFYDAKGNITISKLKDVFKLPGAFSNKERQRTVIETLKHIQQTSLNTSGLANDLESDKRVAYEHERNERAKVRCVGLTVETRPSPDILEQANLALAYGATRIELGVQTLSENVLAYVHRGHTLEDTKNSLRVLKDLGFKINAHMMLGLPLTTPEEDVRHLKQLFADPHFRPDMLKIYPTLVLKGTHLYQLYQQGHYRPLTTMQAAEIIARAKPHVPRWCRIMRVQRDIPSTLTEEGPSTNLRQVVKSLLAQRGTSCQCIRCREIKDETPTQPRLEVTTYQAQEGTEFFLALNNKPTDKLIGFCRLRFPSQCLRPEITPSTGIIRELHVYGKATPLQKTGDVQHRGFGKTLLQEAERICKANNKTKVLVIAGIGVRSYYAKLGYHKEGPYMAKHLT, from the coding sequence ATGACCGACAAAAGAGTAAAGGCGTTCGCTCAAGCCCTCTATCAAGAATTGACAACCCATACAAGAACAAAAAAAACACTGGAAAACGCCTTCCAGGCAGACAAGCTCGCGCCGCCACGCCTCCAAAAACTCAAAGAACGCCTAGCAAAACAGCTCAACCTCGCCACGCTCCCGTCCAACGCAACAATCTTGCTCAACCTCACCCCCGGACAAGCAAAAAACGCCAAGCACGTTCTCTCAACAAAGCCGGTGAGAAGCATCAGCGGCGTCAACATCGTCGCAATCATGACCTCCCCTGCCCGATGCCCCCACGGAAAATGCACCTACTGCCCGGGAGGGCTTTCCTCCAGTTTTGGCGATGTTCCTCAAAGCTACACAGGAAGAGAACCTGCGAGCCAACGCGGCGCGCGACTCTCCTATGACGCCTATCTCCAAGTTATGAACCGCCTAGCACAATACCTCATCGCAGGGCACGAACTCTCAAAAACAGAAGTCATTGTCATGGGCGGCACGTTCCCCTCCCGCCCCGTAGAGTACCAGCAACGATTCATTGCAGACGCGTTCCAAGCACTCAATGATTTCTCATCCCTCTTCTATGATGCAAAAGGAAACATTACCATTTCAAAACTCAAAGACGTTTTCAAACTCCCCGGCGCATTCTCAAACAAAGAACGCCAAAGAACCGTCATAGAAACCCTTAAACACATCCAGCAAACGAGTTTGAACACATCCGGCCTTGCCAACGACCTCGAAAGCGACAAGCGCGTCGCGTACGAACACGAACGCAACGAACGTGCCAAAGTGCGATGCGTCGGGCTTACCGTCGAAACTCGACCATCACCTGACATTCTTGAACAAGCAAACCTCGCACTTGCATACGGCGCCACACGCATTGAACTTGGCGTGCAAACACTCTCCGAAAACGTTCTTGCCTACGTCCACCGCGGACACACCCTTGAAGATACGAAAAACTCCCTGCGCGTCCTCAAAGACCTCGGGTTCAAGATAAATGCGCACATGATGCTCGGCCTCCCCCTCACAACACCTGAAGAAGACGTCCGCCACCTCAAACAACTCTTTGCAGACCCGCACTTTCGCCCGGACATGCTGAAAATTTACCCGACACTCGTCCTCAAGGGAACGCACCTCTACCAACTCTATCAACAAGGACACTACCGCCCGCTCACGACGATGCAAGCAGCTGAAATCATTGCCCGCGCTAAACCACACGTTCCGCGATGGTGCCGCATCATGCGCGTTCAGCGAGACATCCCCTCAACCCTCACAGAAGAGGGGCCGAGCACCAACCTGCGCCAAGTCGTCAAATCCCTCCTTGCGCAAAGAGGAACATCCTGCCAGTGCATTCGATGCAGAGAAATCAAAGACGAGACACCAACACAACCCCGCCTAGAGGTAACCACGTACCAAGCTCAAGAAGGAACAGAATTCTTCCTCGCACTCAACAACAAACCCACTGACAAGCTCATCGGCTTTTGCCGACTACGCTTCCCATCACAATGCCTCCGACCAGAAATAACGCCGTCAACCGGGATCATTAGAGAACTCCACGTCTATGGCAAAGCAACACCACTTCAGAAAACAGGCGACGTTCAGCACCGCGGCTTTGGCAAAACACTTCTTCAAGAAGCAGAACGCATCTGCAAAGCCAACAACAAAACAAAAGTGCTCGTCATCGCCGGCATTGGCGTCCGCTCCTACTACGCCAAGCTCGGCTACCACAAAGAAGGACCCTACATGGCAAAACACCTCACCTAA
- a CDS encoding calcium-translocating P-type ATPase, SERCA-type yields MGRNTTYQNTENSREGHSQKKSFATMEQRTSQQALPTIIHNPYQEGVSAVLERLQTSQNGLSTPVAEERLRSFGPNKIEAKKQEPLWKVFLRQFSDVMVIILILASIISFGITWFTNNVQTGGEHESYVDGIVILIIVFLNAVIGFIQEYKAEKSLEALQKMISPRAVVIRDGEETEIDVADLVPGDIILLEEGAAVPADTRLIEATNLQCIEAALTGESTPVQKHTDPIKEAAAIGDRKNMVFMGTIVSAGRGVAVVTATGTSTEFGKIAKLTLDVKEEKSPLQKELAKVGAFIAKATLLISAIIFVFGLIEGKKLLHMFIYAVSVAVAAVPEGLPATITIALAFGVRRMAKKKSIIKKLSSVETLGSTTVICSDKTGTLTKNQMTVREAYTHAGNVTVTGTGYSADGKFVSKTNDSATRAPELKHMLIAGALCNNAHFDKTTNHVIGDPTEAALLVSTEKFGIDTQALRHANKRIKEFPFDSKRKLMSTINQTPDGTMLFVKGAPDIILSKCTHILKGGKPTRLTQQEREHIQTQNLDMASRALRVLGFAYRTLSNEETKHAIKKQEPETLEDHLVFIGLQGMIDPPREEVIPAVAACKRAGIKIYIVTGDHGITARAIAEKIGIASHKTKVITGQDLAKLRDEELKEELKNPVIFARVNPEHKLRVVSLLKEQGEIVAVTGDGVNDAPALKKADIGVAMGITGTDVSKEASDMILLDDSFATIVSAIKEGRTIYDNITKFMRFLFTSNLGELVTVFLGLFIIPFLSLPKETLIVTAVQVLWINLLTDALPALALGVEPPEKDVMEKPPRNQKQRLVTNKIFLSWLFTGLVIGAGTLFSFLYSLTITGAPMEKATTVAFTTLVLFQLVNVFNCKSKTKSIFKTKIRDNLFLIKAVLVSFLLQLLVIYEPTIMQYYFKTTSLSLQDWLLILPIALSVLVYEELRKAHLRYAERKKAAKASTPSPNLV; encoded by the coding sequence TTGGGAAGAAACACGACATACCAAAACACAGAAAACAGCAGAGAAGGTCACTCGCAAAAAAAATCATTCGCCACCATGGAGCAGAGAACATCTCAACAAGCGCTGCCAACGATCATTCACAATCCGTATCAAGAAGGCGTTTCTGCCGTTCTAGAACGCCTTCAAACGTCACAGAACGGCCTCTCAACACCCGTCGCGGAAGAGCGCCTCAGAAGTTTTGGACCTAACAAGATCGAGGCAAAAAAACAAGAACCGCTCTGGAAAGTATTCTTGAGACAATTCAGCGACGTCATGGTCATCATCCTCATCCTCGCAAGCATCATCTCTTTTGGCATCACGTGGTTCACCAACAACGTCCAAACAGGAGGAGAGCACGAAAGCTACGTTGACGGCATCGTCATTCTCATCATCGTCTTCCTCAACGCCGTCATCGGATTCATTCAAGAATACAAAGCAGAAAAATCCCTCGAAGCGCTCCAAAAAATGATTTCTCCCCGCGCCGTTGTCATTCGAGACGGCGAAGAAACAGAAATTGACGTGGCGGACCTCGTCCCCGGAGACATCATCCTCCTTGAAGAAGGCGCAGCGGTGCCAGCAGATACGCGACTCATAGAAGCCACCAACCTCCAATGTATCGAAGCCGCCCTGACGGGCGAGAGCACGCCTGTCCAGAAACACACGGACCCTATCAAGGAGGCGGCTGCAATTGGTGACAGGAAGAACATGGTTTTTATGGGAACTATTGTGAGCGCAGGAAGAGGCGTTGCCGTCGTCACCGCAACAGGCACATCAACGGAATTTGGGAAAATAGCCAAGCTCACCCTCGATGTTAAAGAGGAGAAGAGCCCTCTTCAAAAAGAACTCGCAAAGGTCGGCGCCTTCATTGCAAAAGCAACGCTCCTCATTAGCGCGATAATCTTCGTGTTCGGCCTCATCGAAGGAAAAAAGCTCCTCCACATGTTCATCTACGCAGTCAGCGTAGCAGTCGCGGCGGTTCCGGAAGGCCTCCCCGCAACGATAACCATCGCCCTCGCGTTTGGCGTGCGAAGAATGGCTAAGAAGAAGAGCATCATTAAAAAGCTCTCATCTGTCGAAACCCTCGGGAGCACAACCGTTATTTGCTCTGATAAAACAGGCACGCTCACAAAGAACCAAATGACCGTTCGCGAAGCATACACGCATGCAGGCAACGTCACCGTAACAGGAACAGGGTACTCTGCTGACGGAAAATTTGTTTCAAAAACCAACGATTCAGCAACAAGAGCGCCGGAACTCAAGCACATGCTCATTGCAGGAGCACTATGCAACAACGCCCACTTTGACAAGACGACCAACCACGTCATAGGAGACCCTACGGAAGCCGCCCTTCTTGTTTCTACAGAAAAATTTGGCATAGACACACAAGCCCTCCGCCATGCCAACAAGCGTATCAAAGAATTCCCGTTCGACAGCAAACGCAAACTTATGTCCACGATCAACCAAACACCAGACGGCACCATGCTCTTCGTCAAAGGAGCGCCCGACATCATCCTCAGCAAGTGCACTCATATTCTCAAAGGCGGCAAGCCCACACGCCTCACCCAACAAGAGCGAGAACACATACAAACACAAAACCTTGACATGGCGTCGCGCGCCCTAAGAGTCCTCGGATTTGCCTACAGAACACTGAGCAACGAAGAAACCAAACACGCAATCAAGAAACAAGAACCAGAAACGCTTGAAGACCACCTCGTCTTCATAGGACTGCAAGGCATGATCGACCCTCCGCGAGAAGAAGTCATTCCTGCGGTCGCTGCATGCAAAAGAGCAGGCATCAAAATATACATCGTCACCGGAGACCACGGCATCACCGCACGAGCAATTGCGGAAAAAATAGGAATAGCAAGCCACAAGACAAAAGTCATCACTGGCCAAGACCTTGCAAAACTTCGCGATGAAGAACTCAAGGAAGAACTCAAAAATCCTGTTATCTTCGCCAGAGTAAACCCTGAGCACAAGCTCCGCGTGGTCAGCCTTCTCAAAGAGCAGGGAGAAATCGTCGCTGTCACCGGCGACGGCGTGAACGACGCACCAGCACTCAAGAAAGCAGACATTGGCGTTGCAATGGGCATCACCGGAACCGACGTCAGCAAGGAAGCAAGCGACATGATACTCCTCGACGACAGCTTCGCAACCATTGTTTCAGCAATCAAGGAAGGAAGAACCATCTACGATAACATCACCAAGTTTATGCGCTTCCTCTTCACCAGCAACCTGGGAGAGCTCGTGACCGTCTTTTTAGGGCTCTTCATCATACCCTTCCTAAGCCTCCCTAAAGAAACGCTCATCGTCACTGCCGTTCAAGTCCTTTGGATAAACCTGCTCACGGACGCCCTCCCCGCCCTCGCTCTTGGCGTCGAGCCACCTGAAAAGGACGTAATGGAAAAACCGCCTCGAAACCAAAAACAGCGGCTCGTAACAAATAAGATCTTCCTAAGCTGGCTCTTTACCGGACTCGTTATCGGGGCTGGCACGCTTTTTAGCTTCCTCTACTCACTAACCATCACTGGCGCGCCAATGGAAAAAGCAACAACAGTAGCCTTCACCACCCTTGTCCTCTTCCAACTCGTCAATGTGTTCAACTGCAAATCAAAGACGAAGAGCATCTTCAAAACGAAAATTCGCGACAACCTCTTCCTCATCAAAGCCGTTCTTGTCTCGTTCCTCCTCCAACTGCTCGTCATCTACGAACCAACCATCATGCAATACTACTTCAAAACCACCAGCCTCTCCCTGCAAGACTGGCTACTCATCCTCCCCATTGCTCTTTCAGTTCTTGTTTATGAAGAGCTTCGAAAAGCCCACCTCCGGTACGCTGAACGAAAAAAGGCTGCAAAAGCGTCCACGCCTTCTCCCAACCTTGTTTAA